The following coding sequences lie in one Pyrobaculum sp. 3827-6 genomic window:
- a CDS encoding DNA replication complex GINS family protein, giving the protein MCRCVAFNSVASYYPVRVTFRRDVSLPLLGVSYQANTVAEVPLYLALKLDEMGAVEIDEAYALPPRDVASLKYVEQRETYPAKLPEGFYPRLRLTIYLLSKRGDAKIVKTILQDVRELLIERVKKMALLVATRPDIVNDQSFMERLTPEEKALLISMYNAITQFMLSVL; this is encoded by the coding sequence ATGTGTAGATGTGTGGCGTTCAACAGCGTGGCTAGCTACTACCCGGTGAGGGTCACGTTTAGGCGGGACGTATCCCTACCTCTGCTCGGCGTCTCCTACCAAGCCAACACGGTGGCGGAGGTGCCGCTGTACCTCGCCTTGAAGCTGGACGAGATGGGGGCCGTGGAGATAGACGAGGCGTATGCCCTCCCCCCGAGAGACGTGGCTTCTTTAAAATATGTAGAGCAGAGGGAGACCTATCCCGCGAAGCTGCCGGAGGGCTTCTACCCCCGGCTGAGGCTCACCATATACCTCCTTAGCAAGAGAGGCGACGCGAAGATCGTCAAGACCATCCTCCAAGACGTCAGGGAGCTCCTAATAGAGAGAGTGAAGAAGATGGCGTTGCTCGTAGCCACACGACCCGACATTGTTAACGACCAGTCCTTCATGGAGCGGCTGACGCCTGAGGAGAAGGCCCTCTTGATATCGATGTACAACGCCATTACCCAGTTTATGCTTTCGGTGTTGTGA
- a CDS encoding CPBP family intramembrane glutamic endopeptidase, with translation MVIRLMVTAAFIAGIAALAIIKPPACAALYGGTLYYAAFLPAGYLARWRLGRGFPLAYGVYFLSLTAAGLLVLASPQILQSYNEVREAQARYFSAASQCPLGRPLIVMQAVFLAPLVEEVVFRGLLFEEVRRRWGTASAYLISSLGFALLHNPGLGAVPIFIVALSLAFAYHRYGLPASIMLHAT, from the coding sequence GTGGTAATACGGCTCATGGTCACAGCGGCGTTTATCGCCGGCATCGCCGCCTTGGCGATAATAAAGCCGCCGGCGTGCGCCGCGCTGTACGGCGGGACTCTCTACTACGCGGCGTTTCTACCCGCGGGCTACCTGGCGAGGTGGCGGCTGGGGAGGGGCTTCCCTCTTGCATACGGCGTGTACTTCCTATCCCTCACGGCGGCGGGGCTGTTGGTACTAGCCTCGCCGCAGATACTGCAGAGCTACAACGAGGTGAGGGAGGCCCAGGCCCGCTACTTCTCCGCCGCCTCTCAATGCCCCCTGGGGAGGCCTCTAATCGTGATGCAAGCCGTCTTCCTCGCGCCGCTCGTCGAGGAGGTGGTCTTCCGGGGACTCCTCTTTGAGGAGGTGAGGAGGAGGTGGGGCACGGCGTCTGCATACCTAATCTCCTCGCTGGGATTCGCCCTACTCCACAACCCCGGACTCGGGGCGGTTCCCATATTTATCGTCGCCCTATCCCTGGCGTTCGCTTACCACAGATACGGCCTGCCCGCCAGCATCATGCTCCACGCCACGTAG
- a CDS encoding molybdenum cofactor biosynthesis protein B, with the protein MAHEHHRSQGPRVARFYIVTVSTSRFRERSAGGSPGDESGDLAEAMARDAGHVVVGRDLLPDDLYAIRRKVFELVQRDDVDVIIFTGGTGLTKTDVTIEAVRPLFEKEMEGFGDVFRYYSIQEVGTAAFLTRSTAGVVNGKAVFLLPGSPNSVKTGMRIILAEVPHVLYLIRQ; encoded by the coding sequence ATGGCTCACGAGCACCACAGATCGCAGGGGCCTCGTGTGGCTAGGTTCTACATCGTGACTGTTAGCACGTCTAGGTTTAGGGAGAGGTCCGCGGGGGGGTCTCCGGGGGATGAGTCTGGCGACTTGGCGGAGGCTATGGCTAGGGATGCTGGGCATGTCGTGGTGGGGCGCGACTTGCTTCCCGACGACTTGTACGCCATTAGGCGGAAGGTGTTTGAGCTTGTCCAGAGGGACGACGTCGACGTGATTATATTCACCGGGGGGACTGGGCTTACGAAGACTGACGTCACTATCGAGGCGGTGAGGCCGCTGTTTGAGAAGGAGATGGAGGGGTTCGGCGACGTGTTTAGATACTACAGTATTCAGGAGGTGGGAACCGCGGCGTTTTTAACGAGGTCCACCGCCGGCGTTGTAAACGGCAAGGCCGTGTTTCTGCTACCGGGGTCTCCCAACTCTGTGAAGACTGGCATGCGGATAATCCTCGCCGAGGTCCCCCACGTGCTTTACCTCATCCGACAATGA
- a CDS encoding magnesium-dependent phosphatase-1 has product MLIVLDLDGTAWDHLDISSLYPPFRRVSPLKIQDSRGVEVALRPHLPDFLKWAVEDGHVLATLSWNDFDVAYQALRAFEIDKYFHYLAIEPHPRKDKMLYKLLRQIKAERGLDIEPRDVVYIDDRDIHIREIWENIGPVRFIHFGRDVKCFLEVIQLLNPSPRS; this is encoded by the coding sequence GTGCTAATTGTGTTGGATCTAGACGGCACGGCGTGGGATCATCTAGACATCTCTTCGCTCTACCCCCCATTTAGACGGGTCTCCCCGCTGAAGATACAAGACAGCAGAGGGGTGGAGGTGGCTCTGAGGCCGCACCTCCCCGACTTCTTAAAGTGGGCCGTGGAGGACGGCCACGTCCTCGCCACTTTGTCCTGGAACGACTTTGACGTGGCGTACCAGGCGCTGAGGGCCTTCGAAATAGACAAGTACTTCCACTACCTAGCAATAGAGCCACACCCCCGTAAAGACAAGATGCTCTACAAACTACTTAGGCAGATCAAGGCGGAGAGGGGACTCGACATAGAGCCTCGGGACGTCGTCTATATAGACGACAGAGATATACACATCCGAGAGATCTGGGAAAACATCGGCCCGGTGCGCTTCATCCACTTCGGCAGAGACGTCAAGTGCTTCCTGGAGGTAATCCAGCTACTCAACCCTTCACCGCGTAGCTGA
- a CDS encoding spermidine/putrescine ABC transporter substrate-binding protein: MVTRRKLLIAAGAAAVLAAVGGGLLLTRKQAEAQGTATTTSATITSTSSSTTTTATTPAPKRGGEIAVYNYSYYIDKDLLPEFEKEYGIKVVYQEFESGEEAYAALLRGGGGYDLVVLPDTYLKEIINGGYVRKIDHNKLSNLGNVDPAFFENPNDPGLQYSVPYAFGTTGFAVNYYAMKADVGRLEKWEDLFDAAILEKIRNRVAMLEEFVEPVMAAKYALGIDPDDWSEGAVNKVIDLLKKQKPYIRGYLGISQIVPALAAGELWVSQIWSGDATTARDEFTKTAGQANADKFEYVLPKPKTHRWVDFMVIPRDAKNVEAAYLFIDFLLRPENSARIVKASNYPTALKRQLLAKYLDPDILNDPVVFPPESANLIYLNYTEEMIKAVEKISYAVKG, translated from the coding sequence ATGGTCACCAGGAGGAAGCTCCTCATAGCCGCTGGCGCCGCCGCAGTCCTAGCCGCCGTTGGGGGCGGGCTCCTGCTTACGAGAAAGCAAGCGGAGGCGCAGGGGACGGCAACCACCACCTCAGCCACGATCACCTCTACTTCCTCTTCCACCACCACGACGGCAACCACCCCCGCCCCCAAGCGTGGCGGGGAAATCGCCGTCTACAACTACTCGTACTACATCGACAAGGATCTGCTTCCCGAGTTTGAGAAGGAGTACGGCATAAAGGTGGTGTACCAGGAGTTTGAAAGCGGCGAGGAGGCCTACGCCGCCTTGCTGAGGGGCGGCGGGGGTTACGATCTGGTGGTCCTCCCGGACACCTATCTCAAGGAGATAATAAATGGGGGGTACGTGAGGAAGATAGACCACAACAAGCTGAGTAACCTAGGCAACGTAGATCCTGCATTTTTTGAAAATCCGAACGACCCCGGTCTGCAGTACTCGGTTCCGTACGCCTTCGGCACGACGGGCTTCGCTGTGAACTACTACGCGATGAAGGCCGACGTCGGTAGGTTAGAGAAGTGGGAGGACTTGTTCGACGCGGCAATCCTGGAAAAAATTAGGAATAGGGTGGCCATGCTGGAGGAGTTTGTCGAGCCTGTGATGGCCGCTAAATACGCCCTAGGCATAGACCCGGACGACTGGAGTGAGGGCGCCGTGAACAAGGTGATCGACTTGTTGAAGAAGCAGAAGCCCTACATAAGGGGGTACCTTGGCATCAGCCAGATAGTGCCCGCGCTTGCCGCAGGCGAGCTCTGGGTCTCCCAGATCTGGTCTGGCGACGCCACCACCGCGAGAGACGAGTTTACCAAAACCGCCGGCCAGGCAAACGCCGACAAGTTTGAATACGTCCTCCCCAAGCCGAAGACCCACAGATGGGTCGACTTCATGGTGATCCCGCGCGACGCCAAGAATGTCGAAGCCGCGTATCTCTTCATCGACTTCCTGCTCCGGCCGGAGAACTCCGCGCGCATCGTGAAGGCGTCTAACTACCCCACCGCCTTGAAGAGGCAGTTGCTGGCGAAGTACCTGGACCCAGACATTCTCAACGATCCGGTTGTGTTTCCGCCGGAGTCCGCTAATCTAATATATCTGAACTACACAGAGGAGATGATTAAGGCGGTGGAGAAGATCAGCTACGCGGTGAAGGGTTGA
- a CDS encoding DUF99 family protein codes for MAIAESFRLEDGESVYVGVRARRDGVVEDVAFAKAKVGGRDGTEAAARILGAVLKRDVSLVMLDGCIVSFYNWIDGEALYTRFQKPVACYVFEEPEGRVEEAVKKLFPDWEERLEAIRRLGPPTLYYTRDGFKIYVRSWGIDPIDAGKAAEACMKFGKMPEPLRIAKIIASGARQFLKIQCTAGQQWSPGGSSS; via the coding sequence GTGGCCATAGCCGAGAGCTTCAGACTGGAAGACGGCGAGTCGGTGTACGTCGGCGTGAGGGCCCGGCGCGACGGCGTGGTGGAGGACGTGGCGTTCGCAAAGGCCAAGGTCGGGGGTAGAGACGGCACAGAAGCCGCCGCTAGGATACTCGGCGCCGTCCTTAAGAGAGACGTCAGCCTCGTCATGCTCGACGGGTGCATAGTGTCCTTCTACAACTGGATAGACGGGGAGGCGCTTTACACCAGGTTTCAAAAGCCTGTTGCTTGCTACGTCTTCGAGGAGCCCGAGGGGCGCGTTGAAGAGGCCGTGAAGAAGTTATTCCCAGACTGGGAGGAGAGGCTGGAGGCCATTAGGAGGCTGGGCCCACCCACGCTTTACTACACTAGAGACGGTTTCAAGATTTACGTAAGGTCCTGGGGCATCGACCCCATAGACGCGGGTAAGGCGGCGGAGGCCTGTATGAAATTCGGCAAGATGCCGGAGCCTCTACGCATAGCTAAGATAATCGCCAGCGGGGCTAGACAATTTTTAAAAATTCAATGTACGGCTGGGCAACAATGGTCACCAGGAGGAAGCTCCTCATAG
- a CDS encoding aminotransferase, with the protein MVDLSGTWIKNSDVDVVRLVHETVVREFGRRALQYTDTAGAPEPREELRRILAAKGFTRHEVYFTTSIADSIRVVAEIHLNPGECIQPEDPTQKEVLSYAKCGRPKAVYIQPHWRNPDGYIYTAGELEAAARSAPLAIYDLTYGLLAGDVPYVPEGAVVVGSLDVLFPSLHLAYVAVPPSLSDYYLNVLEASYLHPPTYMQYLFYAAVKSGAVYAVFNSLARRRDLVRQHLGVEATPYFAWLRPRDKTIFLKHGALDGSVFSWRGRFGEYVRLGLTSATEEELADFLSKVPL; encoded by the coding sequence ATGGTTGACCTAAGCGGCACCTGGATAAAAAACAGCGACGTGGATGTGGTGAGGCTAGTACACGAAACCGTGGTGAGGGAATTCGGCAGGCGGGCTCTGCAGTACACAGACACCGCGGGGGCGCCCGAGCCCAGGGAGGAGCTGAGGAGAATCCTAGCCGCAAAGGGCTTTACGAGACACGAGGTGTACTTCACCACAAGCATAGCCGACAGCATCAGGGTCGTTGCAGAAATCCACCTAAACCCGGGGGAGTGCATACAGCCGGAGGACCCCACACAGAAAGAAGTATTAAGCTACGCCAAGTGCGGAAGGCCTAAGGCCGTGTATATACAGCCCCACTGGAGGAACCCCGACGGGTATATATATACCGCCGGCGAGCTGGAGGCGGCGGCGCGCTCGGCGCCTCTAGCCATTTACGACTTGACCTACGGCCTACTCGCCGGCGACGTGCCGTACGTACCGGAGGGCGCCGTCGTCGTCGGCTCGCTCGACGTGCTTTTCCCCAGCCTCCACTTGGCGTACGTCGCGGTCCCGCCAAGCCTCTCCGACTACTACCTAAACGTCCTGGAGGCGTCATATCTACACCCGCCTACGTATATGCAGTATTTGTTCTACGCCGCCGTGAAGTCCGGCGCTGTCTACGCCGTGTTTAACTCCCTGGCGAGGCGCCGCGATCTGGTGAGGCAACACCTAGGCGTGGAGGCCACGCCTTACTTCGCGTGGCTGAGGCCTAGGGATAAGACAATTTTTTTAAAACACGGCGCCCTAGACGGCAGTGTCTTCTCCTGGAGAGGCCGCTTCGGGGAGTACGTCAGGCTGGGCCTCACTAGTGCGACAGAGGAGGAGCTCGCCGATTTCCTATCCAAGGTACCTCTCTAA
- a CDS encoding AIR synthase family protein, translating to MKIGKLPPDLLQRLVLARRGAARREVLVGPAVGEDAAVIDVGGRYLAVHTDPISGSVKLLGYLAVYIPTNDIAVRGVEPMWLSTALFLPPGADESVLDMITRQIDEAAGRLGIMVVGGHTEVTTAVTRPMAVATAMGVGDRYVSTGGARPGDVVIMTKSAGQEAASILATDFREEALKRGVEPEAVARAERLALEVSVAREALALADIATSMHDPTEGGLANGLAEIAYASGVSIDVDRGKVVVYREVEALCRAFGIDPLETLSSGVLLATVPRGRLDEAVERLKALGVPHAVIGEVKPPSGYLVRIGGKIYTRPYVEDKLFTFF from the coding sequence ATGAAGATTGGTAAGCTACCGCCTGACCTGCTTCAGCGCCTTGTACTCGCCAGACGGGGGGCGGCGAGGCGGGAGGTGCTTGTGGGACCCGCGGTGGGGGAAGACGCGGCGGTTATAGACGTAGGCGGGAGGTACCTGGCGGTCCACACGGACCCCATATCGGGCTCGGTGAAGCTACTCGGCTACCTCGCGGTGTACATCCCCACGAACGACATAGCGGTGAGGGGGGTGGAGCCGATGTGGCTCTCCACGGCGCTGTTTCTGCCTCCGGGCGCGGACGAGTCTGTCCTCGACATGATTACTAGGCAGATAGACGAGGCGGCGGGGAGGCTGGGGATTATGGTGGTGGGCGGCCACACGGAGGTGACCACGGCCGTTACCAGGCCGATGGCGGTGGCCACGGCGATGGGCGTCGGCGATAGGTATGTATCCACGGGGGGCGCCCGGCCCGGCGACGTAGTCATTATGACCAAATCCGCGGGGCAGGAGGCCGCCTCTATCCTCGCGACGGACTTCAGAGAGGAGGCTCTCAAGAGGGGGGTGGAGCCGGAGGCTGTGGCGAGGGCGGAGAGGCTGGCCCTTGAGGTGTCTGTGGCGAGGGAGGCCCTTGCCTTGGCCGACATAGCCACGTCTATGCACGACCCCACTGAGGGCGGCTTGGCCAACGGGCTGGCGGAGATCGCCTACGCGTCGGGAGTGTCAATAGACGTGGATAGGGGAAAGGTCGTCGTCTACAGGGAGGTGGAGGCGCTGTGCCGAGCCTTCGGCATAGACCCCCTCGAGACGTTGAGCTCGGGTGTGCTCCTCGCCACGGTGCCCCGCGGGAGGCTAGACGAGGCTGTGGAGAGGCTGAAGGCGCTGGGCGTGCCGCACGCCGTGATCGGCGAGGTGAAGCCGCCGAGCGGCTACCTGGTCAGAATCGGCGGGAAGATATACACAAGGCCCTACGTCGAGGATAAGTTGTTCACGTTTTTCTAA
- a CDS encoding RimK family alpha-L-glutamate ligase, translating to MVTLVYDVVREEEKALIKTAERLGVALKTVKIGEVLDVEGWEPDVYLIRTLSHNKGIVAAAVVEGNGGLAVNSSSAIAVSWNKAVTLARLRASGLPVPRTKVLFGEAEVEVGERAIVKTASGSWGRKVALVTAPEEVRLLMRSAENEVFLLQEMIGTGEDIRVFIIGERAVAAMRRIPPRGDWRSNAARGGRTEPQQIDGELEDLAVKAARSVGAFYAGVDILIGDRLYVNEVNGIPEFKALMKTTGVDVARLLIEALVELRKT from the coding sequence GTGGTGACGCTGGTATACGACGTGGTCAGGGAAGAGGAGAAGGCTTTGATAAAGACTGCGGAGAGGCTCGGTGTAGCTTTGAAAACTGTGAAGATAGGGGAGGTGTTGGATGTGGAGGGGTGGGAGCCCGACGTCTACCTAATAAGGACCCTGAGCCATAACAAGGGCATCGTGGCGGCCGCGGTGGTCGAGGGCAACGGAGGGCTAGCCGTCAACTCCTCCAGCGCCATAGCCGTGAGCTGGAACAAGGCAGTTACCCTGGCGAGGCTAAGGGCCAGCGGGCTCCCGGTGCCCAGAACCAAGGTGCTCTTCGGCGAAGCCGAGGTGGAGGTGGGAGAAAGAGCTATTGTGAAGACAGCCAGCGGTAGCTGGGGGCGTAAGGTGGCGCTGGTTACCGCGCCCGAGGAGGTGAGGCTCTTGATGAGATCCGCGGAGAACGAGGTATTTCTGCTACAGGAGATGATAGGCACTGGGGAGGACATCAGAGTCTTTATAATCGGGGAGAGGGCAGTGGCGGCCATGAGGAGGATACCCCCCAGAGGCGACTGGAGAAGCAACGCCGCCAGGGGTGGCCGGACAGAGCCTCAGCAGATAGACGGCGAGTTGGAAGACCTCGCTGTGAAGGCGGCGAGATCTGTGGGGGCTTTCTACGCCGGCGTGGATATACTCATAGGAGACAGGCTGTACGTCAACGAGGTCAACGGAATACCGGAGTTCAAGGCACTCATGAAAACCACAGGAGTAGACGTGGCTAGGCTCCTCATAGAGGCCCTCGTAGAGCTTAGAAAAACGTGA
- the carB gene encoding carbamoyl-phosphate synthase (glutamine-hydrolyzing) large subunit, producing the protein MPDVRKILIIGSGAIKVAEAAEFDYSGSQALKAFREEGIETVLVNPNIATIQTSKLLADKVYFIPIQRQLLTEVIEKERPDAIACGFGGQTALSACVELEEAGVLDKYGVRVVGTPVRGIKRALSRDLFQKAMKEAGIPVPPSSPAKSPEEALEIAKRLGYPVVVRVSFNLGGAGAFVARSEEMLRARIYKAFAQSAIGEVLVEKYLEGWKEVEFEVVRDSYNNVAAVVCMENVDPMGIHTGDSIVVAPCLTLTDEEYQTARNISIGVARAIELVGEGNVQVAVNYAGPEQYAIETNPRMSRSSALASKASGYPLAYIAAKLALGYRLDEVLNQVTRRTVASFEPSLDYIVVKHPRWEAERFGITEGLGPEMMSIGEAMGVGRTLEEAWQKAVRMIDIGEPGLVGGRMFRNLTLGESLKCIEEYRPYWPICAAKAMYLGASIEEIYRVNKVDRFFLRAIWRIVDAYKQLEAGALDLEEAKVLGFSDEQIAGALGKSVEEVRRARRRPVVKKIDTLAGEWPADTNYLYLTYGGQYDDETPPVDYLVVGAGVFRIGVSVEFDWSTVMLATELRNRGHRVAILNYNPETVSTDWDIVDKLYFDEISAERILDIVEKEGGGVTVVLYAGGQIGQRLYVPLERAGVRIGGTRSKSIDVAEDRSKFSKLLDRLGIRQPPWVHASSIDEALKLAEDLGYPVLVRPSYVLGGTYMAVAHSGEELRGFLEKAARVSGEYPVVISKFMPRGVEAEVDAVSDGVRLVATPIEHIEPPGVHSGDSTMVLPPRRLSDAAVRKMVEVVHTLARELEVKGPLNVQFLVQDDVYVIEANLRVSRSMPFVSKATGVNYMSLVADVLTMGALAVDEERVVLKPSKWWVKSPQFSWARLRGAYPRLGPVMYSTGEVASNGAVYEEALLKSWLSATPNKVPARRALVYTYDPRHGELIKQAAELLSGRLEVYTPGQLGDKLLDMLKWREVDIVMTAGDTPQRDFHIRRTAADTNTPLVLDSTLAVELAKAFEWYYKNGRLEVSPW; encoded by the coding sequence ATGCCGGACGTTAGGAAAATCCTAATAATAGGGTCCGGGGCTATAAAAGTCGCCGAGGCGGCGGAGTTTGACTACTCCGGCTCACAGGCGCTGAAGGCGTTCAGGGAGGAGGGCATAGAGACCGTGTTGGTGAACCCCAACATAGCCACGATTCAGACGTCTAAACTCCTCGCCGACAAGGTGTACTTCATCCCCATACAGAGGCAGCTTCTAACGGAGGTTATAGAAAAGGAGAGGCCGGACGCCATCGCCTGCGGCTTCGGGGGGCAGACCGCGCTGTCTGCATGCGTCGAGCTGGAGGAGGCCGGGGTGCTGGATAAGTACGGGGTTAGGGTGGTGGGGACGCCGGTGCGCGGCATAAAGAGGGCCCTGTCGAGAGATCTATTTCAGAAGGCCATGAAGGAGGCGGGGATACCCGTGCCTCCAAGTAGCCCAGCCAAGTCGCCGGAGGAGGCGCTTGAGATCGCCAAGAGGCTCGGGTACCCCGTGGTTGTTAGGGTCAGCTTCAACTTGGGCGGTGCCGGGGCCTTCGTGGCCCGTAGCGAGGAGATGTTGAGAGCTAGGATCTACAAGGCGTTTGCGCAGTCGGCGATTGGGGAGGTCCTTGTGGAGAAGTACCTCGAGGGCTGGAAGGAGGTGGAGTTCGAGGTGGTTAGGGACTCCTACAACAACGTGGCGGCGGTTGTGTGTATGGAAAACGTCGACCCCATGGGGATCCACACAGGAGACTCCATTGTGGTCGCGCCGTGTCTAACCCTCACGGACGAGGAGTACCAAACGGCGCGCAACATCTCCATAGGGGTTGCCAGGGCTATTGAGCTGGTGGGGGAGGGGAATGTCCAGGTGGCTGTGAACTACGCGGGGCCTGAGCAGTATGCCATTGAGACGAATCCACGTATGTCGCGCTCGAGCGCCCTCGCCTCCAAGGCCTCTGGATACCCCCTGGCCTACATAGCGGCGAAGCTGGCCCTGGGCTACCGCCTGGACGAGGTGTTGAACCAGGTGACGAGGCGCACCGTCGCGTCCTTCGAGCCGTCCCTTGACTACATCGTGGTGAAGCACCCCAGGTGGGAGGCCGAGCGGTTCGGCATCACAGAGGGGCTCGGCCCAGAGATGATGTCCATAGGCGAGGCGATGGGGGTGGGTAGGACGCTGGAGGAGGCGTGGCAGAAGGCCGTGAGGATGATAGACATCGGGGAGCCCGGGCTGGTGGGCGGGAGGATGTTCCGCAACCTCACGCTTGGCGAGTCGCTGAAGTGCATAGAGGAGTACAGGCCGTACTGGCCCATCTGCGCCGCCAAGGCGATGTACCTCGGCGCCTCAATCGAAGAGATCTACAGGGTAAACAAAGTCGACAGATTTTTCTTAAGGGCTATTTGGCGGATTGTAGATGCCTATAAGCAGCTGGAGGCCGGGGCGCTCGACTTGGAGGAGGCCAAAGTGCTCGGCTTCTCGGATGAGCAGATCGCCGGGGCTTTGGGGAAGTCTGTGGAGGAGGTGAGGAGGGCTAGGAGGAGGCCTGTGGTTAAGAAAATCGACACGCTGGCCGGGGAGTGGCCAGCGGACACCAACTACCTATACCTCACATACGGCGGCCAGTACGACGACGAGACGCCGCCGGTGGATTACCTAGTGGTGGGCGCCGGCGTGTTTAGAATAGGCGTATCGGTCGAGTTCGACTGGTCCACCGTAATGCTGGCTACCGAGCTTAGGAATAGGGGCCACCGGGTGGCCATCCTGAACTACAACCCCGAGACCGTGTCCACCGATTGGGATATTGTAGATAAGCTCTACTTCGACGAGATCTCCGCCGAGCGCATACTCGACATAGTAGAGAAGGAAGGCGGGGGGGTCACGGTGGTGCTGTACGCAGGCGGCCAGATAGGGCAGAGGCTGTACGTCCCGCTTGAGCGGGCCGGGGTGAGGATTGGGGGGACGCGCTCCAAGTCGATTGACGTCGCTGAGGATAGGAGCAAGTTCTCTAAGCTGTTGGATAGACTCGGCATTAGACAGCCGCCGTGGGTACACGCCTCAAGCATCGACGAGGCGCTTAAGCTAGCTGAAGACCTGGGCTACCCCGTGTTGGTGAGGCCTAGCTACGTCCTCGGGGGGACCTACATGGCGGTTGCGCACAGCGGGGAGGAGCTACGCGGCTTTCTCGAAAAGGCGGCGAGAGTAAGCGGGGAGTACCCAGTGGTTATCTCCAAGTTCATGCCCAGGGGGGTGGAGGCCGAGGTGGACGCCGTCTCCGACGGGGTGCGGCTAGTGGCGACGCCGATTGAACACATAGAGCCCCCCGGGGTGCACTCCGGCGACTCTACGATGGTCCTGCCGCCGAGGAGGCTTAGCGACGCCGCCGTGAGGAAGATGGTGGAAGTGGTCCACACGTTGGCGAGGGAGCTGGAGGTCAAGGGGCCGCTCAACGTACAGTTCCTCGTCCAAGACGACGTATACGTCATCGAGGCGAACCTCCGGGTGAGCCGCTCCATGCCGTTTGTGAGCAAGGCAACCGGGGTTAACTACATGTCGCTAGTCGCCGACGTCTTGACCATGGGCGCGCTGGCGGTTGACGAAGAGAGGGTGGTGCTCAAGCCGTCGAAGTGGTGGGTCAAGTCTCCCCAGTTTTCCTGGGCTAGGCTCAGAGGCGCGTACCCCAGGCTGGGGCCCGTCATGTACAGCACGGGGGAGGTGGCGTCGAACGGAGCTGTGTACGAAGAGGCTCTGCTGAAGAGCTGGCTCTCGGCCACACCCAACAAGGTGCCGGCCAGGAGGGCCTTGGTGTACACCTACGACCCGCGGCACGGCGAGCTCATCAAACAAGCCGCGGAGCTCCTCTCCGGGCGGCTTGAGGTGTATACGCCCGGGCAGCTGGGCGACAAGCTCCTCGACATGTTGAAGTGGCGCGAGGTGGACATCGTAATGACCGCGGGGGACACCCCGCAGAGAGACTTCCACATCAGGAGGACCGCCGCCGACACCAACACGCCGCTGGTCCTCGACTCGACGCTGGCCGTGGAGCTTGCCAAGGCCTTTGAGTGGTATTACAAAAACGGGAGGCTTGAGGTGTCGCCGTGGTGA